From the Paenibacillus sp. MMS20-IR301 genome, the window GCAGAAAGGAAGAGGGTAAGAAATACTTAATTAAAGCGCCTATACACACTTTATACTCAGGAGCAGCTATTCCCCTGTTGTAATTAAGGAGAAGGTTCCAACAACCCTGGAGGTGCAGAGATTATGATTAAAGTAGTCACATCAGCAGAGCGTCATACTTCGAATAGAGAATGGATACACAGCGAATTCAGCTTTTCCTTTGCCGATTATGATGATCCGAGTAATGCCCACTTTGGTGCACTGCTCGCTCATAACGACAATGAACTGAAGCCGGAGCAGGGGATGCATGAGCATCCGCATCATGATCTGGAGATTCTAACCTATGTAGTTTCCGGAGTGCTAAGGCATCAGGATGATCTGGGGAATCATGCGGATCTGCAGGCCAGCAGTGTACAGATGATGAGTGCGGGTACAGGGATCAACCATTCCGAAACCAATCCGTCGGCTGACTCAAATGTGCGGTTTCTGCAAATCTGGCTGCTTCCGGACCGGCCCGGGATGACACCGAAGTGGGATGCGAGATTCTTTCCTGAGGAGCTGAAGCTCAATCACCTGCTCCCTGTTGCTTCCGGGACAGGAGACAGGGGAGCGCTTAAGCTGGGCGAGGAGGTTACCGTCTATCTGTCCAAGCTGCAGACGAACCGGGAGATCAGGTATCCGCAGGAGCAAGAGCGGCGTACTCATATCTATCTGGTCTCCGGAAATCTGGAGATAGCCTGTGAGGACGGGGTGTTTCAGCTTCAGCAGGGTGATGCGGCGCGGATCCGCAAGAGCTGTGATTTGACCCTGAAGGGGACCAGCAGCGGAGGCGATGCCGAATTTATCCTGATTGATCTTCCGTGAACGGGAGACTAAGCTCATGTTTGCCTGTATAGCATGCCAAAGCCCTTCATCATAGCATTCCGTCCCTGGCGGGCGGGTGCTTGAGAAGGGCTTTGGTGATTCCGGGTAAGCTGGCTTTATTTTTTGCGCAAGCGTCCAAGCTCTGAGACAAGGGCTTCTACCTGGGCGATGCTCAGCCTGTCGCTGCCCATGGCTACTTCATAAATATCCTGAATATCCTCATATTGCTCCACTGAAAAAGCTGAAGCCTGCATTGCAGCAGCACTGGCCATCTTCAGCTTGCTTTTAATGCCTTCGATCATATATTCCACATTTTCCTGGCTGGGTTTCGCTAAATCCATGGGGTATAACAGTCCTCCCTAAGTGATATAGAATGTGAATTTAAGAATGTTCCATTTCATTCTTAAGTTCATCTTGTAGTTCAAGTATTTTATCATGTTTACCCGGCGAAAGCCCGTTTTTGTCGAAAACACAAGTGGAAACGGCTACGCCGTCCTTCAAAGGACGGTATCCGTTTCAGCGAGAAAAAGAAGGATAATTTATACGTGAAGCATATAAATTCTTATATTTCGAAAAACATGCTAAATTAGAGGGAAACATCTGCAGAGATTCATGAGGGGAGAGAGGGCTTTGGCCATCAGAGAAGAAGAGAGCAGAAAACGCCGGAAAATGGATGAAAGCAGGCTGGTTGCCTTCTTCGGGGAGATAGCAGCCCTGCATCCGGCAGAGCGGGTGACTTTCCTGTGTATCGGGACGGACCGTTCCACAGGTGATGCTCTGGGGCCGCTGACCGGCAGCCGGCTGCTGGAATACGGCTTTCCGCATGTCAGCGGCACGCTGCCGACGCCCTGTGATGCCGATAATCTGGTGAAGCGGATTGCGGAGATTCCGGAAGGGCAGATTATTATTGCAGTCGATGCCTGCCTGGGCCCGCCTGCAGCACTCGGGTATTTCTTCGCCGCCGCAGATCCCCTGCGTCCGGCACAATCCGTCGGGCTGGTCCTGCCCGCAGTAGGGGATTACAGTCTGGCGGCCATCGTAGATGTGAACAGCCCGCGCCCATACCGGACGCTGCAGACCACCCCGCTCTACCGGGTAACCGTAATGGCTGACCAGATTGCCCGGGCGGCAGCGCAGGGATTCGGACTCATCAGCTGAAGAATGAATGCGTTTCAAACCGCATGTTCTAGCTTAATAATTAAGACAAGCCACAGTCCCCAGGGCCCATATTACATAGAAAGAAGGAAGCAGCCATGGAAAATGTCCGATGCGATGGAAGCAATATTTGTTACAGTGATCAAGGAAAAGGCGAAGTCATAGTGCTGCTGCACGGCTTCTGCGGCAGCGCTGAATACTGGGAGAAGGTCATTCCGGGCCTGGCTGCCCAGTACCGGGTCATTGCCCCGGATTTGCGCGGGCACGGATCCTCGGATGCCCCGCTTGGCGCCTACACCATCGAGCAGATGGCTGATGATGTCCTGGCACTCCTGAATGCTCTGGAGATTCCGGAGTGTTACCTGCTCGGGCATTCTCTTGGAGGCTATATCACACTGTCCTTCGCCCAGCGTCATGCCTCCAGGCTGAAGGGCTTCGGTCTGATTCACTCCTCGGGTTATCCCGACAGTGAAGAAGCGAAGGAGAACCGGCTGAAGAGCATCGGCACAATCCAGAATGCCGGGATCTTTGCCTTTGTGGACGAGCTGATTCCGGGACTGTTCGCCCCGAACGCGGCACAGCAGCTGCAGGAGCGGGCCAAGGAGATCGGCTATAAGACACCGCCGCAGGGAGCGGTGGGGGCAGCCATGGCGATGCGTGAGCGCCTGGACCGCCGGGATGTAATCTCGGCAACGGCGCTGCCGGTGCTGCTGGTGGCCGGAGCCGAGGACTCGAAGGTATCGGCGGAGCGGACGTTTACTTCCGATAATCCGAATATAACCAAGGTGACGATCTCAGGCGTAGGTCATATGAG encodes:
- a CDS encoding pirin family protein — translated: MIKVVTSAERHTSNREWIHSEFSFSFADYDDPSNAHFGALLAHNDNELKPEQGMHEHPHHDLEILTYVVSGVLRHQDDLGNHADLQASSVQMMSAGTGINHSETNPSADSNVRFLQIWLLPDRPGMTPKWDARFFPEELKLNHLLPVASGTGDRGALKLGEEVTVYLSKLQTNREIRYPQEQERRTHIYLVSGNLEIACEDGVFQLQQGDAARIRKSCDLTLKGTSSGGDAEFILIDLP
- a CDS encoding DUF1128 domain-containing protein codes for the protein MDLAKPSQENVEYMIEGIKSKLKMASAAAMQASAFSVEQYEDIQDIYEVAMGSDRLSIAQVEALVSELGRLRKK
- the yyaC gene encoding spore protease YyaC; the protein is MRGERALAIREEESRKRRKMDESRLVAFFGEIAALHPAERVTFLCIGTDRSTGDALGPLTGSRLLEYGFPHVSGTLPTPCDADNLVKRIAEIPEGQIIIAVDACLGPPAALGYFFAAADPLRPAQSVGLVLPAVGDYSLAAIVDVNSPRPYRTLQTTPLYRVTVMADQIARAAAQGFGLIS
- a CDS encoding alpha/beta fold hydrolase; its protein translation is MENVRCDGSNICYSDQGKGEVIVLLHGFCGSAEYWEKVIPGLAAQYRVIAPDLRGHGSSDAPLGAYTIEQMADDVLALLNALEIPECYLLGHSLGGYITLSFAQRHASRLKGFGLIHSSGYPDSEEAKENRLKSIGTIQNAGIFAFVDELIPGLFAPNAAQQLQERAKEIGYKTPPQGAVGAAMAMRERLDRRDVISATALPVLLVAGAEDSKVSAERTFTSDNPNITKVTISGVGHMSMFEAPEHLSQIIKEFVHAPVQD